Proteins from one Amycolatopsis benzoatilytica AK 16/65 genomic window:
- a CDS encoding glycoside hydrolase family 27 protein, with product MRRSRIGFLAAAMAVLAGSLAGTAAAADSQSIDSWVPVAKTPPMGWSSWSALRRQFTEQTIKAQADAMHDHLAAYGYRYLNIDAGWTDHVDEYGRVAPDPKKFPSGIASLARYLHQRGLKFGIYLVPGVPAQAVAADSPIEGTPYRVHDIVAPGAGNTADDKSAKLDFTKPGAAAYVRSQARQLASWGVDYVKMDFVGPGGGRIKADNREDIQQWHAAIGETRRPIHLELSNSLSIDEAATWQRYSNGWRIEGDIECYSHCVGLTNWDVRVKLRFADAPQWTSYAGPGHWNDLDSIEVGNGDANGITPDERRSMITLWAIESSPLLLGTDLTKMDPEDLKLLTNREVIAVDQAGRPASPVSQETQQQVWFSRDGHGGITVALFNLGSAEAPVTAAFKDLGLTGSAEVRDLWTHRNLGVSRDSFTATLAPHASRLLHLTPRWP from the coding sequence ATGAGACGGAGTCGGATCGGGTTCCTGGCCGCGGCGATGGCCGTGCTGGCCGGGTCGCTGGCCGGGACGGCCGCAGCCGCGGACAGCCAGTCGATCGATTCGTGGGTGCCAGTGGCGAAGACCCCGCCGATGGGCTGGAGCAGCTGGAGCGCGCTCCGCCGGCAGTTCACCGAGCAGACGATCAAGGCGCAAGCCGACGCGATGCACGACCACCTGGCCGCCTACGGCTACCGGTACCTCAACATCGACGCCGGCTGGACCGACCACGTCGACGAGTACGGCCGGGTCGCCCCGGACCCGAAGAAGTTCCCCAGCGGCATCGCGTCGCTGGCGCGCTACCTGCACCAACGCGGCCTGAAGTTCGGGATCTACCTGGTGCCCGGCGTCCCCGCGCAGGCGGTCGCCGCCGATTCGCCGATCGAAGGCACGCCGTACCGCGTCCACGACATCGTCGCGCCCGGCGCGGGCAACACCGCCGACGACAAATCCGCGAAACTCGACTTCACCAAGCCGGGCGCGGCCGCGTACGTCCGCTCGCAGGCCCGGCAGCTGGCTTCGTGGGGCGTCGACTACGTCAAGATGGACTTCGTGGGACCCGGCGGCGGCCGGATCAAGGCGGACAACCGGGAAGACATCCAGCAGTGGCACGCGGCGATTGGCGAGACCCGCCGCCCGATCCACTTGGAACTGTCGAACTCGCTGAGCATCGACGAGGCCGCGACCTGGCAGCGCTACAGCAACGGCTGGCGCATCGAGGGCGACATCGAGTGCTACTCGCACTGCGTCGGCCTGACGAACTGGGACGTACGGGTGAAGCTCCGCTTCGCCGATGCTCCCCAGTGGACGAGCTACGCCGGCCCCGGCCACTGGAACGACCTGGACTCGATCGAGGTCGGCAACGGCGACGCGAACGGCATCACGCCGGACGAGCGGCGAAGCATGATCACGCTGTGGGCGATCGAATCTTCGCCGCTGCTGCTCGGGACCGACTTGACCAAAATGGATCCGGAGGACCTGAAGCTGCTGACGAACCGCGAGGTGATCGCGGTAGACCAGGCGGGCCGCCCGGCGAGTCCGGTATCGCAGGAAACGCAACAGCAGGTGTGGTTCAGCCGCGATGGCCACGGCGGGATCACGGTGGCTCTGTTCAACCTGGGCTCGGCCGAAGCCCCGGTGACCGCCGCGTTCAAGGACCTGGGCCTGACCGGCTCCGCCGAGGTCCGAGACCTGTGGACACACCGGAACCTCGGCGTAAGCCGGGACAGCTTCACGGCCACCCTGGCCCCGCACGCCTCGCGCCTGCTGCACCTCACCCCGCGCTGGCCCTAG
- a CDS encoding GNAT family N-acetyltransferase, which produces MLRLAGARLLDDRDYPAVRAALAADPVGSCMVSARVEAAGLDPWRLGGELWAADSRPARAGRLQGLCFAGPNLIPLRGNASALRSFADRALRRQRRCSSLVGPAPQVLGLWDELSAEWGPAREVRGDQPLMALDGDPLVAPDPHVRTVRPHELDRYLPAAVAMFIEEVGVDPRAGDGGASYRARVSELISAGRAFARFEDGEVVFKAEIGAMSARVGQIQGVWVHPDRRGSGLGTAGTAAVVNRLVHGLGRTASLYVNAFNAPALAAYRRIGFQQVGQYATVLF; this is translated from the coding sequence GTGTTGCGGCTTGCAGGTGCACGGCTGCTCGATGATCGGGACTATCCGGCGGTGCGCGCAGCACTGGCCGCCGATCCAGTGGGCAGCTGCATGGTCAGCGCCCGGGTCGAGGCGGCCGGCCTCGACCCGTGGCGTCTTGGCGGCGAGCTCTGGGCCGCCGATTCCCGCCCCGCCCGCGCTGGCCGCCTGCAGGGCCTCTGCTTCGCCGGGCCGAACCTGATCCCGTTGCGCGGCAACGCCTCCGCCTTGCGCTCCTTCGCTGACCGAGCCCTCCGCCGCCAGCGCAGATGCTCGTCCCTGGTCGGCCCCGCTCCCCAGGTACTCGGCCTCTGGGACGAGCTTTCCGCCGAATGGGGGCCGGCCCGCGAGGTCCGCGGCGACCAGCCCCTGATGGCGCTGGACGGCGACCCGCTGGTGGCTCCGGACCCGCACGTCCGAACCGTCCGCCCGCACGAACTCGACCGGTACCTCCCGGCCGCCGTCGCGATGTTCATCGAAGAGGTCGGCGTCGACCCGCGCGCGGGGGACGGGGGAGCCAGTTACCGCGCCCGGGTCAGCGAGCTGATCTCCGCCGGTCGCGCGTTCGCCCGGTTCGAGGACGGCGAAGTCGTGTTCAAGGCCGAGATCGGCGCGATGTCCGCCCGGGTCGGGCAGATCCAGGGCGTCTGGGTGCATCCGGACCGGCGCGGCAGCGGTCTCGGCACCGCGGGCACCGCCGCGGTGGTGAACCGGCTGGTGCACGGGCTCGGCCGCACCGCCAGCCTGTACGTGAACGCGTTCAACGCGCCCGCGCTCGCCGCGTATCGGCGGATCGGGTTCCAGCAGGTCGGGCAGTACGCGACGGTGCTGTTCTGA
- the map gene encoding type I methionyl aminopeptidase gives MSVRAPLKPGVQTPRRAVPADIARPEYVDRPAPKRDTGNGVRTPEVIEAMRVASKIAAQALEEGGKAVKPGATTDDIDKVVHEFLLDHRAYPSTLGYRGFPKSCCTSLNEVICHGIPDSTVIEDGDICNIDVTAYIGGVHGDTNATFLAGDVSEEVRLLVERTREATARAIKAVRPGRQLNVIGRVIEAYAKRFGYGVVRDFTGHGVGPAFHTPPTVLHYEEPSVQTLIEEGMTFTIEPMITLGTIDYDVWDDDWTVTTKDKKWTAQFEHTLVVTANGAEILTLP, from the coding sequence ATGTCCGTTCGCGCCCCGTTGAAGCCCGGCGTCCAGACGCCGCGCCGTGCCGTCCCCGCCGACATCGCCCGCCCCGAATACGTGGACCGGCCGGCGCCGAAACGGGACACCGGCAACGGGGTGCGCACGCCCGAGGTGATCGAGGCGATGCGGGTCGCGTCGAAGATCGCCGCGCAGGCGCTCGAAGAGGGCGGCAAGGCGGTCAAGCCGGGCGCCACCACCGACGACATCGACAAGGTCGTGCACGAGTTCCTGCTCGACCACCGCGCGTACCCGTCGACGCTGGGCTACCGCGGCTTCCCGAAGTCCTGCTGCACCTCGCTGAACGAGGTGATCTGCCACGGCATCCCGGACTCGACGGTGATCGAGGACGGCGACATCTGCAACATCGACGTGACGGCGTACATCGGCGGCGTGCACGGCGACACGAACGCGACGTTCCTCGCCGGCGACGTCTCCGAGGAGGTGCGGCTGCTGGTCGAGCGCACCCGCGAGGCGACCGCGCGAGCGATCAAGGCGGTCCGTCCGGGGCGCCAGCTGAACGTGATCGGCCGCGTCATCGAGGCGTACGCGAAGCGCTTCGGTTACGGCGTGGTCCGCGACTTCACCGGGCACGGCGTCGGCCCGGCCTTCCACACCCCGCCGACCGTCCTGCACTACGAGGAGCCGTCGGTGCAGACGCTGATCGAGGAAGGCATGACCTTCACGATCGAGCCGATGATCACCCTCGGCACCATCGACTACGACGTGTGGGACGACGACTGGACGGTCACCACCAAAGACAAGAAGTGGACCGCCCAGTTCGAGCACACGCTGGTGGTCACCGCGAACGGCGCGGAGATTCTGACC